In Anomaloglossus baeobatrachus isolate aAnoBae1 chromosome 6, aAnoBae1.hap1, whole genome shotgun sequence, the genomic stretch CATTCAGTTGTCCATGAATCCTGTACACTGTTCTATCTGTGATTTTTATGGATAGAACTCATATCTATTAAAATGaatctatcaggtgcaatatgcagtgagaaccacgagcagctctgggtgtatattgctaatccctgcctaaccgtccctgtatacactagcatagataaagagatctttataaaaaaggatttctaaagatcctctatgatatgataatgaggccagggactagtcacaagggtgtcatttcccctgactagtctgtcctcttagcatgttagtacacccacagggcgtgctaacatgctattcaatgcccagcatcatcagtggtgacTCGTGTACCTGGGTACGTTGTCACTGTTTCATAATGCCAGGTTTAGGGTCAATGTGCATGAtctgaagtcccagcacttccagtcatgcacactataaagccaggtgtacacgtcctggcttcagagaggtctagtgccgggacttctgatcatgtacaAGGACCCAAAACCTGGCATTCTGAAGTGGTGACAACGCACACagcatcaccgctgatgacactgggcattgaatagaatattagtatgtccctgtgggcatgttaacatgctaagaAGACAGGCTAGTCTGGGGAAATAATGccctagcatatcataaaggatctttggaaatactttttctaaagatctctttatgtatgctactagatacagggatggttgggcagggattagcaatatacacccagaactgctcgttgtttTGCGTGTATATTGCacttgacatattccctttaaagtctaAGGGTCTGAAAATCCCATATAGCAAATGGATCGCATCAGTAGTGTAGCCATCGGGGGGCAGAGAGGGAGGTCGCCCAGGCATCGTCATATAACGGGCCCACTCTGAGCTATCCCTCCTGTAAACTGCATTGGTGTGTGCAGTGCCAATAAAGATAGACTCTGGTAGTGCAAGTGTaatactgcaggtaacgggatacgcaaggactgcacggaaccacgggggttaatcaatgcagatttaataatgtattgcacaacacaggtggaggaatagtgcgggaaaggagggggaagaaaagcgggaatgtgcacagcagtagatataatgcaatatacatacaaccactttgaataacttgtcaaggataggaagcctcagattgtactcccaaaagcaaaacacagaaatccttattcaacaaaaaaaaaacgcagagtccttgttatcttactcgtataacacagtgcagtcttttcctatctgtccctaactaaaagtagtgtgcacacttaactgcaggtttcagcgtggggtacctcgtcaccgttggggcccgtattccgctggaagacacctctaaagttcagtctttgtcccgggtctgtaacttgcacgtgctgcctggctcctcgctccacatccagcctctttggatctgtaattttgtaatttgcacgtgctgtctggctcctcgctccacatccagcctctttggatctgtgtcttgggggagacaccacgcaacactctgaggtacttggacctcggaaaaacagggcagactgaggccttctatcttacagcccactccagcacactcctctctgccaaaaacacacagacacatgtcgactcctcctcctcctgttccagactcaatctagtcacttgagcagcaggtggcagcataacacaaggaagtccaccaaacagtcttttaacctatatatatatatatatatatatatatatatatatatatatatatatatatatatatatatatatatatatatatatatacatataaatgttaacaggtcttacatttccccccctctttaacctcggccgtcccggccgatacactcctctcttcttgataggtatgcgtgcgggtatttggccgcggtgctgtcgttcttacttctgacgccggggcttgcatattcttcagcaactcttgtagagcagtaacagtctcttgtaactgatccactttagcctcaagttggctcggttctcggtttttctcacccgggactaccttatgcatacaaacttcacccaaggcgttctgcgggtcgcaattttcagtttgtgtgcgggagactgcttcttccaatatttcctggaaagttagttttttttctaccctgagccgttcacggagggcacctttgatcttggggttatgtaatccgcggaggaattgatctcgcagggtacggtcagcataaccgggggtttgtgctagctctggctctgctgtaagcatttgtctcattattctctggagtgcatttgcatactgtggcagaccttcttcttcaccctgcagcctgtagaacagttgcgcctgtaaatctcctgcttctggtttcccgccatacactctctcaagaatcttcaccacctgctctaacgtctttcgttcactctcagggcgcaataaaatagtctcttgagcatggccttcaagggcaatcaacaatatctccccttgattttctgcagtcactcctgctactctcaacatgcccctcactctctgcgcccagtcatggagaggtacattgctgccagtaaattttggttatatgggtcagcatagcccccagggacagctgccttgctggtattcccccatcaggttgtattagaacacctccatcagcgacacccccctgtccgtccattgttccgtaccagcctgcgtatcctgccgactacgccaaatgtaatactgcaggtaacgggatacgcaaggactgcacggaaccacgggggttaatcaatgcagatttaataatgtattgcacaacacaggtggaggaatagtgcgggaaaggagggggaagaaaagcgggaatgtgcacagcagtagatataatgcaatatacatacaaccactttgaataacttgtcaaggataggaagcctcagattgtactcccaaaagcaaaacacagaaatccttattcaacaaaaaaaaaacgcagagtccttgttatcttactcgtataacacagtgcagtcttttcctatctgtccctaactaaaagtagtgtgcacacttaactgcaggtttcagcgtggggtacctcgtcaccgttggggcccgtattccgccggcagacacctctaaagttcagtctttgtcccgggtctgtaacttgcacgtgctgcctggctcctcgctccacatccagcctctttggatctgtaattttgtaatttgcacgtgctgtctggctcctcgctccacatccagcctctttggatctgtgtcttgggggagacaccacgcaacactctgaggtacttggacctcggaaaaacagggcagactgaggccttctatcttacagcccactccagcacactcctctctgccaaaaacacacagacacatgtcgactcctcctcctcctgttccagactcaatctagtcacttgagcagcaggtggcagcataacacaaggaagtccaccaaacagtcttttaacctatatatatatatatatatatatatatatatatatatatatatatatatatacatataaatgttaacaggtcttacacaaggagacatgatctccctgacCTACCACTCAGACTCACAGAAGAAGCAAGGACCTGGAGCGAAGTGATGATGTCATTACAAAGATCCATTTGTGATGACATCACGGCATTCGCCCTCCCATGCCTTGGTCCTATCGACGCACCTCAGGACCATGGTTGGGTGAATAtaagaggttttgttttttttgctcataTTATAGGATGGAGGGAATACTTGGGCCATATTacagggtggggggtggggggaaaTACtgaggccatattacagtgtggggaaaatactgggggccatataacATGGTGGAGAAAATACTGAGGGCCATGTTAGAGGGTGGAGTAAATACTAGAGGCCATATTGTTGTGTGAggtaaatactgggggccatattacagggtgagaggaatactgggggccatattacagtgtggggaaaatactgggggccatattacagggtGAGGGGAATACtggaggccatattacagtgtggggaaaaTACTGGGCGCCATATTACAGGGtgaggggaatactgggggccatatttctGTGtgaggggaatactgggggccatattacagtgtggggaaaatactgggggccatattacagggtgaggggaatactgggggccatattacagtgtcggGAAAATACTGGGCGCCATATTACAGGGtgaggggaatactgggggccatatttctGTGtgaggggaatactggggccattatGCTGTGTGAGGGAAAAATTGAGGGCTATATTACAGGGTGGGCAAAATACTGAGGTCCATGTTAGAGGGTAGGGAAATACTGTAGGCCATGTTAAAGGGTGGAGGGAATACTGggtccatattacagtgtggggaaaatactgggggccatactaCAGGGTGGGAAAATACTGAGGGCCATGTTAGAGAGTGGGGTAAATACTGTGGGCCATATTGCTGTGTGATGGAAGTAATGGGGGCCATATTATAGGGTGGTGGGaatactaggggccatattacagtgtgggggaatttTTTTTTAACAGTCTTCAGCTCtatctcgagccatggcgacttgatggatgaacggtctgtaggaagatcgatcttgtgcaagcttAGATCAGTCCACCAGGGTCAAGACATCGGATTGCTGGTCTTccacttcgccttgttccttctattcttccaaccaagatgtccttctctagtgattgcattcttcatatgatgtgtccaaagtaggcaagtcatagcttggtaatCCTTGCTTCAAGAGACATGTCTGGCTTGGTTTTTTTCCAAAATTGAATTATTTGTTCTTTTTGCTAtcattctccagcaccacatttcaaaggcattgattcttcttccgtcatgtttctttatcgtccaggttttgcatccatatgttactacaaaaaagaacaatttttttaaattttctttgaTTTGAGGACCTGATCCAGGGACTTCATTGATGATTTGCATATAGCTATTCTCCTTTTGACTTCTGGTGTCGTCACTCCATCTTGAGTGGTCATTGATCCGAGTAGGCTGAAGTCCCttacaacttccagtttgtcgccatccatctcaaatgtgtcataAGTAAAGAtgtcataagtaattacaacctcctcttgaaaattagagccaatcagcaaatttaagcatcatatttGTTTTCAGCATCACAAAATTAGTTAAAGGGTTATTTCAATCTCCAGGATCAAATCCCAAtatgtctaataataataatattagcaaatacctccaaatggAAATATAGTATACTGTACTATATTTccatttggaggtatttgctaatattaattattattattaatactaccgtagttctcctgatatagccatgtctcttacctcgtgtgcagggcattgcagcctaggtatccatagttatgtcCATTCATATAGTAACAGTTATttacttgtggtcataaccatggatacatggatacatacagcaagttcattgaggatctctgaatgatccaatgttgttctaaatgactgatgatgataaatataagccacctgtgtgtaatcaagtctctgtataaatgcacctgctctgtgatagtctcagtgttctgtttaaagcgcagatagcatcatgaagaccaaggaacacaacatgcaggtctgtgatactgttgtggagaagtttaaagctggatttggttacaaaagatttccaaaactttaaacatcccaaggagcactgtgcaagcgatcatattgaaatggaaggagtatcataccagtgCAAATCtagcaagacctggccgtccatccaaactttcatctcaaacaaggagaagactatcagagatgcagccaagaggcccatgatcactctggatgaactgcaaagatctacagctgaggtgggagagtctgtccatagaactgcacaaatctggcctttatggaagagtgacaagaagaaagtcatttctcaaagatatccataaaaagtgtaatttaaagtttgccacaatccacctgggagacacaccaaacatgtggaagaaggtgctctggtcagatgaaaccaaaattgaactatttgggcacaatgccaaactatatgCTTGGCGTAAAAACAGCACATCTCATCACCCTGGACACACCATCCCAACTGTTAAACATGGTggcagcagcatcatggtttgggcctgcttttcttcagcagggacagggaagatggttaaaattgatgggaagatggatggagccaaatacaggaccattcttgaagaaaacctgttggagtctgcaaaagacctgagactgggattaagatttgtcttccaacaagacaatgttcccaaatacagttaggtccagaaatatttggacagtgacacaagttttgttattttagctgtttacaaaaacatgttcagaaatacaattatatatataatatggcctgaaagtgcacactcccagctgcaatatgagagttttcacatccaaatcggagaaagggtttaggaatcatagctctgtaatgcatagcctcctctttttcaagggaccaaaagtaattggacaagtgactctaagggctgcaattaactctgaaggcgtctccctcgttaacctgtaatcaatgaagtagttaaaaggtctggggttgattacaggtgtgtggttttgcatttggaagttgttgctgtgaccagacaacatgcggtctaaggaactctcaattgaggtgaagcagaacatcctgaggctgaaaaaaaagaaaaaaatccatcagagagatagcagacatgcttggagtagcaaaatcaacagtcgggtacattctgagaaaaaaggaatggactggtgagcttgggaactcaaaaaggcctgggcgtccacggatgacaacagtggtggatgatcgccgcatactttctttggtgaagaagaacccgttcacaacatcaactgaagtccagaacactctcagtgaagaaggtgtatctgtctctaagtcaacagtaaagaaaagactccatgaaagtaaatacaaagggttcacatctagatgcaaaccattcatcaattccaaaaatagacaggccagagttaaatttgctgaaaaacacctcatgaagccagctcagttctggaaaagtattctatggacagatgagacaaagatcaacctgtaccagaatgatgggaagaaaaaagtttggagaagagaggaaacggcacatgatccaaggcacaccacatcctctgtaaaacatggtggaggcaacgtgatggcatgggcatgcatggctttcaatggcactgggtcacttgtgtttattgatgacataacagcagacaagagtagccggatgaattctgaagtgtacagggatatactttcagcccagattcagccaaatgccgcaaagttgatcggacggcgcttcatagtacagatggacaatgaccccaagcatacagccaaagctacccaggagttcatgagtgcaaaaaagtggaacattctgcaatggccaagtcagtcaccagatcttaacccaattgagcatgtatttcacttgctcaaatccagacttaagacggaaagacccacaaacaagcaagacctgaaggctgcggctgtaaaggcctggcaaagcattaagaaggaggaaacccagcgtttggtgatgtccatgggttccagacttaaggcagtgattgcctccaaaggatccgcaacaaaatattgaaaataaaaatattttgtttgggtttggtttatttgtccaattacttttgacctcctaaaatgtggagtgtttgtaaagaaatgtgtacaattcctacaatttctatcagatatttttgttcaaaccttcaaattaaacgttacaatctgcacttgaattctgttgtagaggtttcatttcaaatccaatgtggtggcatgcagagcccaacttgcgaacattgtgtcactgtccaaatatttctggacctaactgtataaagcaaaatctataatgtaatgattcacaaataaaggtatccaggtgttagaatggacaagtcaaagtccagacctgaatccaatcgagaatctgtggaaagagctgaaaactgctgttctcaaacgctctccatccaacctcactcagctctagctgtttgcaaaggaagaatgggcaagaatttcagtctctcgatgtgcaaaactgatagacataccccaagcgactgcagctgtaatcgcagcaaaaggtggcgataCAAACTATTAACTTAAagcggctgaataatattgcacgccccaattttccatttattttgaaaaagtttaaaatacacaatacattttgttcaacttcacaattgtgtcccacttgttgattcatcaccattaatttaattttttttaactttatgtttgaagcctgaaatgtgggaaaaggttgaaaaattcaagggggccgaatactttcgcaaggcactttatACTTATGGAGTAAGGCACACATAGAGTATTTTTATTGGGGAGTTTTAttgctcagtatttgtagccaaaaccaacagTGGAACAATCTGAGAAAAAGTATTATACAGACACGGCCACCATGTCTgtattatcacccactcctggttttggctacaaatagttaaaaaaaaaagtgactaaatactcaccgtgtgcacgtggcctaaatcgAATGGATACTTCCTAACCGTCCGAGATCCATCAGGACTGTCTCAAATTTGGGGAGCGGTCCCACGAGGTCAGGGTTATGTCTGGATTTTAGCTGTATATAACAGCGGAGCAGGGAGTTGACAGCTCTTTCATCCATGGTTCAGTGTGTATAAAAACAGTCCATCCAGGACCTTTGGGTCATGCGACTagagagcggagcagtgtgtgtgcgcgtgcattATACTGGTGTCTGTGTGTGGTAGTTATACTGGTGTGTGTTagctatactggtgtgtgtgtgtgtgtgtgttagttatactggtgtgtgtgtgttagttatactggtgtgtgtgtgtgtttgtgtgtgtgtgtgtgtgtgttatactgGTGTGTATGTTAGttacactggtgtgtgtgtgtgttagttatactggtgtgtgtgtgtgttatactgGTGTGTATGTTAGttacactggtgtgtgtgtgtgtgtgtgtgtgtgtgttagttatactggtgtgtgtgtgttatactggtgttagttacactggtgtgtgtgtgtgtgtgtgtgtgtgtgtgtaagttatactggtgtgtgtgtgtgttatactgGTGTGTATGTTAGttacactggtgtgtgtgtgtgtgttatactgGTGTGTATGTTAGttacactggtgtgtgtgtgtgttatactgGTGTGTATGTTAGTTATACTGGTGTGTGTGagttatactggtgtgtgtgtgtggctctgtgagTAGAGTCTAATGTGGGGAGGGTAAATATATTGTTGTAGCAGAGGATCCAGCTAAAATCTTTATTGGGAAAGATATAAACCTATTTTTACATTCAAATCCATCATtaaaacacaaacgcgtttctggtgCCCGTTGTAGCGTTACTCATGGTGTGACAGGCGCCCTGTGCCCCAGAAACGCCTTGGTGTTTTCTTTGCTGACCACTATGTTTCTGTGGAGATAGAAAGCACTGGGTAGAGATAGGGGTATAGATTGCAGTTTGCCTCCCCCCTTTCTTATCATTCAGACGTTAGAGGGATGACAATGTGCAGACAGTCGTAACATAAAACGTAACTCACTTCCTAGATAATGTGCCGCATAAATCTGTCTCTAAATTCTCCCCGGACCCTGCACTGCTTAGAGGGGATCTTCTCAGATTGAGCGGATTATATTTATACTAAGGAATGCTGTGAATAGATATTTTTCAATATATTTATCAATTTATTTATTCAATTCAATATATTCTAGTTTACAACTGTCAGTCAGTGAGTAGGAAATTCACGCGGATATCACTGTGCAGCATCGCAGTGGGTGACCTGTGGATTCCTGCATGCACTGTCTATCCCGAGCACTAGGTGGCGCTGTAGCACAAGCATTGCCTGCGTCCTCCGCTCCAGTACTGCGGCGCTCGCGGCTGTGCAGCACTTCCGCTCCGGCCGCTTCCTTCCGGTGTCGCTCGTGTCCTCTGCAGCCATGCCTGAACTCAGCAAGGAAGCCAAGCAGCGCCTGCAGAAGGTGTTCAGGTGCGGACAGTTCACGATCCGCTGGGGCTTCGTCCCCCTCGTCCTGTACTTAGGTCAGTAGTACCCCACTGTGTCTGCCATAGCTGCTCTGTGTGCTGGCAGTGCAGTGGCATCTCCTTTTCTGCGTTATGGCTTGTGCCCTTTAAGTCGTGCAACAGTGCCGTAAAGAGGGACGCTGTGAATTCTGTCCTTTCTATATTGCTGCAGTCTGCACACTCATCCTGGTCTTCATATTATGGAAGGTGTGCCATAGCCTGTGACTGGTGGCCCTGCAGATCCCGGTGGGTGTGTGCACTGGTCACTATGATGGACCCCCTGAGTACAGGGATGTGGTGTCCTGGGAACATCACTGTCCAATAGCTGGTGTAGGGGTCTTCCCATCCCATAAAGTGAAGACCACCTTTATCAACCCCCCAACCAGCTGTCATCAGCTCTGTCTGCAGCCAGTCACTGGATCTGAACAGCTCAGGTTGGTGCTTGGGCTGCAGCTGGTGCTCTACAGCAGTGATCCCAACCTCTCCATATCCAGAGCCCCTCTAGTTGTCACATCCACCTCCCATCTCCCCAAAAGTCACCCCAGAGCCTCCATTCTCAGTACGACAGCCACACTTTCCCCACAGAAATCACAACAAggcaggcggcacggtggctcagtggttagcactgcagtcttgcagcgctggggtcctgggttcatatcccactaagtacatcatctgcaaggagtttgtatgttctccccgtgtttgcgtgggtttcctcccacactccaaagacatacagatagggactctagattgtgagctccaatgaggacagtgttgccaatgtatgtaaagcgctgcggaattaatagcgctatataaatgaataaaattattattatatacgaACATCCATGGGTTCTCACCTTCCCCTCACTCAGTATTCTCATCCATCTTCATGCACTGCTATCTGTCATTATCATCCCATGTCCAGCTTCACACAGTCTCTCTACAGTACACTTACacctcagatctgctcttctgtgaggACTGCTCCCAGAAGGCTCTGTCTGGAGACTGGCGCTTTATAGTTGTTtggtagacctggtgctaatgcagaCATCCATGAGCCCACACATCATGAGGCCTTGGAGCCCACAGATTGTGGATTCTTTTCATACTTTATGAGCTGATATGCAGTCCTCAATATCGGCCACTACACAGTGAATGGAGCCAAGCAGTTCAGATCCATTCACTCTtaaaagggaatccgtcaccaggtttttggcacctaatctgagagcagcataatgtagagacagagaccctgataccagcagtgtgtcacttactgggctgcttagtgtaaatttgataaaatccctatttaattagcaggagattatcattagaggacaacttggcatgctgccaggttgtccagcatattcatgagctctgtataactactagatctgcagcagagaaaatattgattttatcaaaatgacagcaaacagctcagtaagagacacattgctggaatcagggtctctgtctctacattatgcggctctcagatgggttagcaaaaacctgctgacagattccctttaaagggaacctgacagattccctttaaagggaacctgtcaggtgcaatatgcacccagaaccacgagcagttatgggtgtatattgctaatccctgcctaacaatccctgtatttctaaagatcgtttattatatgctaatgaggctagggactagttgcaagggcgttacttcccttggccagTTGGCCCCCTTACCATGGTAGCATGCTCCTGTGGGAGTAATAACataataacatgctaatgaatatgcagcgacgcgcacatacctcactctttatGGCGGCCGCCGGAGGATGGCtgcgcactgggcatgatccggagtccccagcacttctggtcatgagcactgtacctcactgaagccgggaagcttacacccggcatcagtttagtgcgcatgatcggaggtCCTGGGAACTCTGGATCATGCGCAgtatatattggacctgacaggttccctttaaatagagcCACAGGAAAAACTGATTAGATGGTCAGTGGGGGCGACCTAAGGATAGCTCATCAATATTGTAAGGCTGCAACACTACTTTAAAAGGAGTCTGTTAGCACCAAACTAATTAAACTACTTATATAGGTATCTTGGGGACTTGGCCCCTATAAAAGTCACACGTGTAGTATTGATTTTATTAGCTTAGTTACTAGAAAACCAAACAATTTCGTATGCTAATCAGGGACTTCGGCGCTCTCTTGATGTGGCCAAGGGCTCAGTGCACTGTTACTGCCCCTCAATTTTCATACTGAGTATTTCATCACATCTTCATTGACAGCGCTTACAGGGTTATTCccataaaaaaaagtttatttttaagtggattttaatcaataaatcttggaataataagaatTTGCACAATTtgatgtgatttaaaaaaaaaaaataaaaaaaataaaaaatgttcctgtgctgagataatcctatatatgtgcccctgctgtgtactgtgtaatggccgtgtctgactgtgtacagagacatggtctgatcataccacagctcctgggcaggggaggacgtatacagatattacagcactgGATCACAGCTGATGCTTTTTGGTGAGGTAAAACATCTCCctggctgtttttgtttttttaaaaatgttttacttcaaagaaagaattatttgtgatcccatgctgtaatgtcttcaTACTTCCCTTCTGGCCcagatgtggtataatcagaccatgcTCCTGTATGGTCAGGCAcggccattacatagtacatagcaggggcacatatataagaatatctcggagctttttttttttttagcgcgtTAATTTGTGGAAATCGTTATTATTCCAAGATATATTGatcaaaatcaactttaaaatgaatttTGTTCAGCGAAAAACCCATTGATTGAGCAGGAGCCCTGCTGAGCTTATAGTGTCTTTGCTGGCCAGTTCCATGGACGTCCACAGGCCGGAGCCAGGGAGGAGAACACACAGTAACAGTAGGTGAGCACAGCTGCAGTGTCCGTGCGCAGCTTCTGAGTGCTGTCAACAAGATATGACTAAATACTTAGTATACAAATTAAGGGGTATAACAGCGCACTGGGCCATGCCAAGGGA encodes the following:
- the TOMM7 gene encoding mitochondrial import receptor subunit TOM7 homolog — protein: MPELSKEAKQRLQKVFRCGQFTIRWGFVPLVLYLGFKRGADPGMPEPSILSLLWG